TCAAAAAGATCGAAAATcaacataaaaataataaaatcaattaatCTGCACATGAATTGCTGCCTTGTTCATCACAGTACAATTAGAAACATCTTGCTTCTTAATCACCACATACATGAAAGCTAGACTAGCAAGTAGACCATTGAGCTACACTAGCTTCTATATCCTGAAACATCTCCTGGCTGCAGATGTCGCGGTCTTCCATGGTACATTCTTCGGCCATCACATGGTAGGGCATGCCACAGCCGTGTCGTCGCAGAAGCGCAGCAGCTCATCCAACGTGCACCGGAAGGCGTCGTCTTCATCCTCTGCAGCGCCAGTGCCTTCTTGGACTTTGCTGTCGAGGTTGCCGGGGAAGAACCCATGCGCCACCACAGCGTCGTGGAGCTCGGGAAAATCTTGAAGCATGTCGTCGGTGAAGAACCCGCCTGGATCCACGCTGCCGTCGTCCACTGCTCCGGGCGGCAACATATTCTCGCCTTCGTCGGACATGAACCAGCGCCCATACTCGTGAAGCATCCCGGGTTGTTGGACGATCGGCGGTTCCTGGCGGCGTGGGGTTTGGGGACGGTGCTGGACgtcggcggccttccttttcctggaACCGGGAGCATTGATTACCTCGTCGTATGTGGTCTCGCTCCTGTGATGAGACACGCAGACCTTGCAGAGCACCAGGTCGTCTTGCTTGTCGTCGGCGTGGAGGCTGTACTCGGCCATGCACCATCCGATCCTGATCTTTTCTTTCTCTCCCGGCAACTTCTTGACGTAGCTGAGGTTTCGTCTATGGCCTACGAGTTTACCTTGGTTGTCTAGCACGGGGATCCCGCCCTTCTCCGAGTGCCAACAGTAACCCTCGCCGGCGGCGGCCACGGCGCGCTTCCGCCTCCCGCGGCCGCGGCCGCATTTGGTCTTGTGACGACTGGCCGGGGTGAAGAAGTACCACACGCCCCCTTTCCCATCGCCCTTGTCCGTTCCTTTCGCATGTTGATACATCTCGACGAGGTCGCCGGGGGCGGCGGAGTAGGCGTCGGCCTCGTGGATGAGGCGGCTGGCGAAGAAGACCTCCGGTCCGGCGGCGATCCGTGGGCGGAGGAACTTG
The sequence above is a segment of the Triticum aestivum cultivar Chinese Spring unplaced genomic scaffold, IWGSC CS RefSeq v2.1 scaffold107662, whole genome shotgun sequence genome. Coding sequences within it:
- the LOC123178183 gene encoding uncharacterized protein (The sequence of the model RefSeq protein was modified relative to this genomic sequence to represent the inferred CDS: added 20 bases not found in genome assembly), translating into MADGKLLPPAGYAFDPAEHELITKFLRPRIAAGPEVFFASRLIHEADAYSAAPGDLVEMYQHAKGTDKGDGKGGVWYFFTPASRHKTKCGRGRGRRKRAVAAAGEGYCWHSEKGGIPVLDNQGKLVGHRRNLSYVKKLPGEKEKIRIGWCMAEYSLHADDKQDDLVLCKVCVSHHRSETTYDEVINAPGSRKRKAADVQHRPQTPRRQEPPIVQQPGMLHEYGRWFMSDEGENMLPPGAVDDGSVDPGGFFTDDMLQDFPELHDAVVAHGFFPGNLDSKVQEGTGAAEDEDDAFRCTLDELLRFCDDTAVACPTM